From a region of the Leptospira venezuelensis genome:
- the murJ gene encoding murein biosynthesis integral membrane protein MurJ encodes MSQAARRSFALSFYTLISRILGVFRDHFMAVSFGTGTVASAFSVAYRLPNMFRNLLAEGTLSQSFMPLYSDAEKDGVIAARKMSGAVLSFLFVILLSFVVIVFTFSPFALPILVGGTAEYSGLVVELTYILFFLIVTASLSSIYMAISNVKNRFFVPSLSPIILNLSYLTIFLGIFPFVDWELLTKVRVLCFGIVGGGIIQLGVQAWYVSKNGEGPIFSWNYKHPAISKIFKLMLPAAVGGGFYQLGLLVDIFLANYVQNTNPGLGAVVSLDYAQRLVQLPTGIIGVALATTTLPALLSSLKQDKHSEVPKEMLGVLGFAGFLTAPAALGIGILAGPILDSIYYGGRWDHIATETTILPLVFYSVAVPFYSMNKVLISTYYAFQDTKTPLRVQAFTFALNLTLNFSLILFLKHSAIALSSAVSTVVTWTLLSNYLKKHDVAFPWKGFLLKIAKLVLPLLAMAAFLFFYREMIHPEALGFLSEKGLSYANSSRISLCAAVLPGMAIFFLVSLFLGIEEIRLIAGKIFRKK; translated from the coding sequence TTGTCCCAAGCAGCCAGAAGAAGTTTCGCTCTTTCTTTTTACACACTCATTTCCAGAATTTTAGGGGTGTTCCGAGACCATTTTATGGCCGTGTCTTTCGGGACAGGAACAGTCGCCTCCGCATTTTCTGTAGCATATAGATTACCGAATATGTTCCGAAATTTACTCGCGGAAGGAACTCTTTCCCAATCCTTCATGCCATTATATTCGGATGCGGAGAAGGATGGAGTAATTGCAGCTCGAAAGATGAGCGGAGCTGTATTAAGTTTTCTTTTCGTAATCCTTCTAAGTTTTGTAGTAATCGTTTTTACATTTTCTCCTTTTGCTCTTCCGATCCTCGTTGGTGGAACTGCAGAATATTCTGGGCTTGTAGTAGAACTTACCTATATTCTATTTTTCTTAATTGTCACGGCAAGTTTGTCTTCGATCTATATGGCGATCTCTAACGTCAAAAATAGATTTTTTGTTCCTTCTCTTTCTCCTATCATCCTGAACCTAAGTTACCTTACTATATTTCTGGGAATTTTCCCTTTTGTAGATTGGGAACTTCTGACCAAGGTTAGGGTTCTTTGTTTCGGAATTGTGGGGGGAGGAATTATCCAGTTGGGTGTCCAGGCATGGTATGTTTCTAAAAATGGAGAAGGCCCAATATTCTCCTGGAATTATAAACATCCTGCTATTTCAAAAATATTTAAATTAATGTTACCTGCTGCGGTCGGAGGAGGTTTTTACCAACTCGGCCTTTTAGTGGATATATTTTTAGCAAACTATGTGCAAAATACGAATCCTGGTTTAGGTGCAGTTGTTAGTTTGGATTATGCGCAAAGATTAGTACAACTCCCGACCGGAATTATAGGTGTTGCGCTTGCTACTACAACTTTGCCTGCGTTACTTTCATCCTTAAAGCAGGATAAACATTCTGAAGTTCCTAAAGAAATGTTAGGAGTATTAGGATTTGCAGGATTTCTAACTGCACCAGCAGCTCTAGGCATTGGTATCTTGGCGGGTCCAATCTTGGATTCCATTTATTACGGCGGAAGATGGGATCATATTGCTACTGAAACTACTATCTTACCGTTGGTATTTTATTCTGTTGCTGTCCCATTCTATAGCATGAATAAGGTTTTGATCTCTACTTATTACGCATTCCAAGATACAAAAACTCCTTTGAGAGTACAAGCATTCACCTTTGCTCTGAACTTGACATTGAATTTTTCTTTGATCCTTTTCCTAAAACATTCAGCAATTGCTTTGTCTTCTGCTGTATCAACCGTGGTGACATGGACCTTGCTCTCTAATTATTTAAAAAAGCACGATGTCGCTTTTCCCTGGAAGGGTTTTCTATTAAAAATTGCAAAATTGGTCCTGCCACTTTTAGCGATGGCGGCATTTTTATTTTTCTACAGGGAAATGATCCATCCTGAAGCCTTAGGGTTCCTCTCCGAAAAAGGTTTAAGTTATGCGAATTCTTCCAGGATTTCTCTTTGCGCAGCTGTCCTCCCCGGTATGGCAATTTTTTTCCTAGTCAGTCTGTTTTTAGGTATAGAAGAGATAAGGTTAATAGCTGGAAAAATATTTCGTAAGAAGTAA
- a CDS encoding LIC_12071 family protein, with amino-acid sequence MQIFKHILFFILALLICEGIAAGASAWSFLESSLASFEQIKNLSDQRARDTIGAISKSSEGKLSKDRLEDLNFAFTRLVKVTSGDKEGFIISEISMTDDSGVVLASSNEDYVSEPRAKRKPEPKFLSTNYTAAHHLRKWQIGTPILLGDKNTFQNDKLMQIVSPYFPEISVPSVLLSMAVYHPEKLERVASLHMKYERGNFAHFVKIQTELFWWILQNNAIIALICALILGFAHLLVKSVRTSFTQDGKYIADPSSPPLWEKVDFAQTQGPIRWRENAPPSYQQPAPASIERNIPVSPVASSPAQAVNREKAEIIDAIYLG; translated from the coding sequence GTGCAAATTTTCAAACATATATTATTTTTCATTTTAGCACTATTAATTTGCGAAGGGATTGCTGCCGGAGCCTCTGCATGGTCCTTCTTGGAATCTTCTCTTGCATCCTTTGAGCAGATCAAAAATCTTTCTGACCAAAGAGCAAGAGATACAATTGGAGCTATCTCTAAGTCCAGCGAAGGGAAATTAAGCAAAGATAGATTGGAAGATCTGAATTTTGCATTCACGAGACTTGTTAAAGTGACTTCAGGAGATAAAGAAGGATTTATCATTTCGGAGATCAGTATGACAGATGACTCTGGAGTAGTTCTTGCATCATCTAACGAAGACTACGTGTCCGAACCAAGAGCTAAAAGAAAGCCTGAACCTAAGTTTTTATCTACAAACTACACTGCTGCTCATCATTTGAGGAAATGGCAAATTGGAACTCCAATCTTATTGGGAGACAAGAATACATTCCAGAATGATAAACTGATGCAGATCGTTTCTCCTTATTTCCCTGAAATTTCTGTACCAAGTGTTCTTCTTTCTATGGCAGTGTATCATCCTGAGAAATTGGAACGAGTAGCTTCTCTTCATATGAAATATGAAAGAGGGAATTTTGCACATTTTGTAAAAATCCAGACAGAACTATTTTGGTGGATTCTGCAGAATAACGCTATTATCGCTCTTATCTGCGCTCTTATATTAGGATTTGCTCATTTGCTCGTTAAAAGTGTTCGCACATCTTTTACTCAAGATGGAAAATATATTGCGGATCCTTCTTCTCCTCCTTTATGGGAGAAGGTTGACTTTGCACAAACCCAAGGACCTATTCGTTGGAGAGAAAATGCACCTCCTTCTTACCAACAGCCTGCACCTGCAAGTATAGAGAGAAATATTCCTGTATCGCCTGTGGCTTCTTCTCCCGCACAAGCAGTCAATCGAGAGAAAGCGGAAATTATAGACGCTATTTATCTAGGATAA
- a CDS encoding LA_1737 family protein has protein sequence MIRNFFKNFLPKIGSAIFSFTVLLVCFSSDVQATDYFDTLTSEKKPILGSDKEDKYRFRLPPFASEEYWGPHYSLNILVLYTRTNYPKFTQTSFFPLIDHLSAKENESFRSYFFPLYYAQRIQNPQSDSGVNFSLFHYNSYESRGEKFSESWVSFPSFLPLFGRSKTIESGKEESFYFAVPFLFFRNRTNGDDWNHFMIFHWGEDKESSYGSILPLVYWGSGKRKFNFTFFPIFFYNTLYNSYSDKEDFNFTIFPLFSYNSWNSGQEGSFFTPLFGQTWKETPQLGGGGKEETKFSYYLAFFLDRNYHNGELQNYTANIPIVFNRKWEKGGKSDTNVLLISGWNSNEKGDYSSSYLFPLMFHKKNEYLYLFPAYFDNGTEKFGLLPLPFYYSRTATDLDLYALNFYYTKNWNGSSKFLFFPLYFHSFKPDESKVITPISYYSSDASGYRILFPLFYRNKEKEASQNYFINTYLSWDEQGKFQRGSFFPFWYYKSDEYFHFIPLWAKGNQTGNEYTWIIPLFTYWNKTRTWVGPFYSRKSEVGDQYQRWVLFPFWYFYRDSWAGYKSESYTLLPIFQWNETSDYKELITPLSYSKEYKTKFEKYSLVTLYERYDTDQESRRRIYPFYFSNSTNEYSYWNVLGLVGRGFDKAGDAKYTYAFPFYFYKRDSFRLVLPFYFRFGKDYDIYTHFGLFHYWNRSEDKNNTWIWPLLWFSNVDKVRKEEFSTWFPLYWNWSNSRSKGDMFLPLWLNYYEADKTLELKLAYSSSKTLGSFSGTAGVGSTEKDYYLDADVSLFYSLFSISTRTSVNKEELQFWKENHPSELSSSNLPVENISAKNSQDEKEGLGQYNRLTREKVRSFWGVSALFGIFSYERGDDRRHFRLLPLSWFSWSEKTSDKVYAAPLFFWSRIGDESYFVLFPFYGRQDQKENFQESYLLFGFLRGKQGEVRDYSVLWPITRFYYSPDSWGFRIFPLVAHDQSKDHSRTISPLYYRKRVVEGNITTRSFHSLLLPLFHSGSESSQDQDLFQEKSYSLLIPFYLSYGSKLKVSSEEAYVSNFYTLLSAYSSKRELNGEESSSLLTPFYYYSRSKKATETQEQTTKVDFLFFPTIYYKRNSTENTLFILGYYNESSPSVSKGNFLGLVSSSKEKSGERTSSRFHIFPFYFSGSEKEGDNIVESYTTVPILYYGYKKGNGSGWNVLGLLNGSGSDQESSFAIYPFYSNKERNVPNLFKERVTWGILFYSDRTEFQEGSWNSFNANPIGIFSTSGSKTLETSSSFYFLPIPLLFTYSEKQNMEYREYFKRDVTFLKLIDYSKYESVSSKEGSTDKVVDQWRDFNAFFLFSNTLHTVKDLKKEETTSIYFKSYLFPIYRFESENDPFKKEKHLNFLLITDYKSGNSGLERLVIGPAFYLDNPERTAYGLAPLAFYRKSKESRFWFALGFYNYKDSEWDRWGFAGIFDTNYESYQKRRNLNLFLGLIHTESEEQRTRFAVLGGLIFGLERRPDYSDTNFLWMRLKSTPGETLANFLPVYYYHSDAAGTASLIPPVLGYFSSEKDGRFDMLGLGLLYYRNQKISKEEDLMLVGPGLFYYRQYGNNMNGLHAMGILAIPGMGGLLWDWEYETKTKYSKYSILNLLYSHTITKDGNEIDRVLGIKL, from the coding sequence ATGATTAGGAATTTTTTCAAAAATTTTCTTCCCAAAATCGGAAGCGCCATTTTCTCTTTTACGGTCCTTCTTGTCTGTTTTTCTTCCGATGTCCAAGCAACTGATTATTTCGACACTCTCACTTCTGAAAAAAAACCTATATTAGGAAGTGATAAAGAAGATAAATATAGATTTAGGCTACCTCCTTTTGCCAGTGAAGAATATTGGGGACCACATTATTCCTTAAATATACTTGTACTTTATACCCGCACGAATTACCCTAAGTTTACTCAGACCAGTTTTTTCCCGCTTATTGATCATTTGTCTGCTAAGGAGAATGAGTCCTTTAGATCTTATTTTTTTCCGCTGTATTATGCCCAGCGCATCCAGAACCCTCAATCAGATTCCGGTGTAAACTTTTCCTTATTCCACTATAACTCTTACGAATCCAGAGGAGAAAAATTTTCGGAAAGTTGGGTATCTTTTCCGTCCTTTCTTCCTTTGTTTGGAAGAAGTAAAACAATTGAAAGTGGTAAGGAAGAATCATTTTATTTTGCGGTTCCATTCTTATTTTTTAGGAATAGAACAAATGGAGACGATTGGAATCATTTTATGATCTTCCATTGGGGAGAAGATAAGGAATCTTCTTATGGTTCCATTCTTCCTTTGGTATACTGGGGCTCCGGTAAAAGAAAATTCAATTTCACTTTTTTTCCTATATTCTTCTATAATACATTATATAATTCTTATTCTGATAAAGAAGATTTTAATTTTACCATCTTCCCTTTATTCTCTTATAATTCCTGGAATTCTGGCCAGGAAGGATCTTTTTTTACTCCGCTTTTTGGACAAACATGGAAGGAAACCCCTCAATTGGGAGGAGGTGGAAAAGAAGAGACAAAATTTTCCTATTACTTAGCCTTCTTCTTGGATCGAAATTATCATAATGGTGAATTGCAAAATTATACTGCGAATATCCCGATCGTTTTTAATAGAAAATGGGAAAAGGGAGGGAAGTCCGATACAAATGTATTATTGATCAGTGGTTGGAATTCCAACGAGAAGGGAGATTATTCTTCTTCTTATTTATTTCCTCTGATGTTCCATAAGAAAAATGAATATCTTTATTTATTCCCGGCCTATTTTGATAATGGAACGGAAAAATTCGGTTTATTACCACTTCCTTTCTATTATAGCAGGACCGCAACAGATCTAGATCTTTATGCTTTAAATTTTTATTATACGAAAAATTGGAACGGGTCTTCTAAATTTTTATTTTTTCCGCTCTATTTTCATTCCTTTAAACCTGATGAATCAAAAGTAATCACTCCGATTTCTTATTATTCTTCGGATGCATCTGGATATAGAATCCTATTTCCGCTTTTTTATAGAAATAAGGAAAAGGAAGCCTCACAGAATTATTTTATCAATACCTACCTTTCTTGGGATGAACAAGGAAAATTTCAGCGAGGATCTTTCTTCCCTTTTTGGTACTATAAGTCAGATGAATATTTTCATTTTATTCCATTATGGGCCAAAGGAAACCAAACTGGCAACGAATACACTTGGATCATTCCATTGTTCACTTATTGGAATAAAACAAGAACTTGGGTAGGCCCATTTTATTCCAGGAAGAGTGAGGTTGGTGATCAGTACCAAAGATGGGTTTTATTTCCGTTTTGGTATTTCTATCGGGATTCTTGGGCCGGATATAAATCTGAAAGTTATACTCTACTTCCAATCTTTCAATGGAACGAGACTTCTGATTATAAGGAACTCATTACTCCATTATCTTACTCTAAGGAGTATAAGACAAAGTTTGAAAAATACTCATTGGTCACTTTGTATGAAAGATATGATACGGACCAAGAATCAAGAAGAAGGATTTACCCATTCTATTTTTCAAATAGCACAAATGAATATTCTTATTGGAATGTTCTCGGTCTTGTGGGCAGAGGATTTGACAAGGCGGGGGATGCAAAATATACCTACGCGTTTCCGTTCTATTTTTATAAACGGGATAGCTTTCGTTTAGTTCTGCCTTTCTATTTCCGCTTTGGAAAAGATTATGATATTTATACACATTTTGGTCTTTTTCATTATTGGAACCGTTCAGAAGATAAAAATAATACTTGGATCTGGCCTCTATTATGGTTTTCGAATGTAGATAAGGTTCGTAAGGAGGAATTCTCAACTTGGTTCCCTCTCTATTGGAATTGGAGTAATTCCCGAAGTAAGGGAGATATGTTCCTTCCTCTCTGGTTAAACTATTATGAGGCTGATAAAACTTTAGAGTTGAAATTAGCTTATTCTTCTTCTAAAACTTTGGGAAGTTTTTCTGGCACTGCCGGAGTTGGTTCTACTGAAAAAGATTATTATCTGGATGCGGATGTTTCTTTATTCTATAGTTTATTTAGCATTTCTACAAGAACTTCAGTAAACAAAGAAGAATTACAATTTTGGAAGGAAAATCACCCTAGTGAATTATCCTCTTCCAATTTGCCTGTTGAGAATATTTCTGCTAAAAATTCTCAAGATGAAAAAGAAGGTCTGGGGCAGTATAATAGATTAACTCGAGAGAAAGTTCGTTCTTTCTGGGGAGTTAGCGCTCTATTCGGGATTTTCAGTTATGAGAGAGGAGACGATAGACGTCATTTTAGGCTTTTACCTTTAAGTTGGTTTTCTTGGTCTGAAAAAACTTCAGATAAAGTTTATGCCGCTCCTTTATTCTTTTGGAGTAGGATCGGAGACGAATCCTATTTTGTTCTTTTTCCATTTTATGGAAGGCAAGACCAAAAGGAAAATTTCCAAGAGTCCTATCTTCTTTTCGGTTTCCTAAGAGGAAAACAAGGAGAAGTGAGGGATTATTCGGTTCTTTGGCCAATCACACGTTTTTATTATTCTCCGGATTCTTGGGGATTTAGGATTTTCCCGTTAGTCGCTCATGACCAATCTAAGGATCATTCTCGCACAATTTCTCCTTTGTATTATAGAAAAAGGGTCGTAGAGGGAAATATTACCACCAGATCTTTTCATTCTTTACTTTTGCCTTTATTCCACTCTGGCTCTGAGTCAAGTCAAGATCAGGATCTATTCCAAGAGAAATCCTATAGTTTATTAATTCCTTTTTATTTGAGTTATGGTTCTAAACTTAAGGTCTCGTCTGAAGAAGCTTATGTTTCCAATTTTTATACTTTATTATCCGCTTATTCCAGTAAGAGGGAATTGAACGGAGAAGAATCCTCTTCTTTACTCACTCCATTTTATTATTATTCAAGATCTAAGAAAGCCACTGAAACTCAGGAACAAACCACTAAGGTAGACTTTTTGTTTTTCCCTACGATCTACTATAAACGAAACTCGACGGAAAATACACTTTTTATATTAGGATATTATAACGAATCTTCTCCGTCCGTTTCTAAAGGGAACTTTTTGGGGCTCGTTTCTTCATCTAAAGAAAAAAGTGGAGAAAGAACTTCGAGTCGCTTTCATATATTTCCTTTTTATTTTTCGGGTTCGGAGAAGGAAGGGGATAATATCGTAGAGAGTTATACAACTGTTCCAATTCTTTACTACGGTTATAAAAAGGGGAATGGTTCCGGATGGAATGTTTTAGGCTTATTAAACGGTTCAGGTTCCGATCAAGAGAGTTCATTTGCGATCTATCCTTTTTATTCTAATAAGGAAAGGAATGTCCCGAATCTTTTTAAAGAAAGGGTTACCTGGGGAATTTTATTTTATTCCGATAGAACTGAATTCCAAGAAGGAAGTTGGAATTCCTTCAATGCGAATCCAATTGGGATTTTTTCGACTTCCGGAAGTAAAACTCTGGAAACTAGTTCTTCTTTTTACTTTCTACCTATCCCTCTTTTATTCACATATTCCGAAAAGCAGAACATGGAATATCGTGAATATTTCAAGAGAGACGTAACATTCTTAAAACTGATCGATTATTCTAAATACGAATCCGTTTCATCTAAGGAAGGAAGTACCGATAAGGTTGTAGATCAGTGGAGGGATTTTAATGCATTCTTCCTTTTTTCAAATACATTGCATACTGTTAAGGATCTTAAAAAAGAAGAAACGACTAGTATATATTTCAAATCGTATCTTTTTCCTATATATAGATTTGAATCGGAGAATGATCCGTTTAAAAAAGAAAAACATTTAAACTTTTTGTTAATTACTGATTATAAATCCGGAAATTCGGGTTTAGAAAGATTAGTAATCGGTCCCGCTTTTTATTTGGACAATCCGGAACGTACTGCTTATGGTTTGGCTCCTCTTGCATTTTATAGGAAAAGTAAAGAATCTAGGTTCTGGTTTGCATTAGGATTTTATAATTATAAGGACAGTGAGTGGGATCGGTGGGGGTTTGCAGGGATTTTTGATACTAACTACGAATCTTACCAAAAAAGGAGAAATTTAAATTTATTCTTAGGTTTGATCCATACTGAATCGGAAGAACAAAGAACAAGATTCGCGGTTTTAGGAGGATTGATCTTCGGCCTTGAAAGACGTCCTGATTACTCGGATACAAATTTCCTTTGGATGCGTCTGAAATCCACTCCTGGAGAAACTCTGGCTAATTTCCTTCCTGTGTATTATTATCATTCGGATGCTGCAGGAACTGCGTCATTAATACCTCCAGTCCTGGGATATTTCTCTTCAGAAAAAGACGGAAGATTCGATATGCTTGGTTTAGGATTATTATATTATAGAAATCAAAAAATTTCCAAAGAAGAAGATCTGATGCTTGTGGGTCCCGGATTATTCTATTACAGACAATATGGAAATAATATGAACGGGTTACATGCGATGGGAATTTTAGCAATTCCTGGAATGGGAGGCCTTCTCTGGGATTGGGAATATGAAACCAAGACTAAATATAGCAAATATTCTATTCTGAATTTATTATATAGTCACACGATCACAAAAGACGGGAACGAGATAGATAGGGTTCTCGGGATCAAATTATAA
- a CDS encoding STAS domain-containing protein: MEIHTTKLGHILKVTPKGVLDSYSAFDLVRFIKTRWEEGERLVLVNSRFVEYIEEDGISALVELKNFFEKFGGNIAFSDWNEEGLLVLGLFGLNKSSNFFTHEKEAEVWLSSLKIEDRRTLAEKSENISSLRQTKPIQFYSSPSSSLTKSDVYVPEISTVPIPGQEPVEKTKIGKDLDHSLEQARNIQERVLYCESCRARLRIKTLGRHQCPNCGIQFDVSRTGGVRYLEKLLG; this comes from the coding sequence TTGGAAATTCATACTACAAAACTAGGGCATATATTGAAGGTAACTCCGAAAGGGGTTCTTGATTCCTATTCCGCATTCGACCTAGTACGATTTATTAAAACTCGCTGGGAAGAAGGGGAAAGACTTGTATTAGTCAATTCTCGCTTTGTGGAATATATAGAAGAGGATGGTATTTCTGCGCTTGTAGAATTAAAAAACTTCTTCGAAAAGTTCGGCGGCAATATTGCATTCAGCGATTGGAATGAAGAAGGTTTACTGGTTTTAGGATTATTCGGTTTGAATAAGAGTTCTAACTTTTTTACTCATGAAAAAGAAGCAGAAGTATGGCTTTCTTCTTTGAAGATCGAGGATAGAAGGACTCTCGCTGAAAAATCGGAAAATATTTCTTCTCTTAGACAAACAAAACCGATCCAGTTTTATTCTAGTCCTTCTTCTTCCTTAACTAAATCGGACGTGTATGTTCCTGAGATCAGCACTGTTCCAATCCCCGGACAAGAACCAGTGGAGAAGACTAAAATTGGAAAAGATCTGGATCATTCTTTGGAGCAAGCTCGTAATATCCAAGAAAGAGTCTTATATTGTGAATCTTGTAGAGCAAGGCTTAGGATCAAGACCTTAGGTCGTCACCAATGTCCTAATTGTGGAATTCAGTTTGACGTGAGTCGCACCGGTGGAGTTCGCTACTTGGAGAAACTATTAGGTTAG
- a CDS encoding DUF167 domain-containing protein — MKIQVRVKPNSKKPSLIKSEDGVWIVAVKEPATEGKANDAVVRAVAEELGLAPSKVKILRGEKSKLKLLEVYD; from the coding sequence GTGAAAATTCAGGTCAGGGTAAAACCGAATTCTAAAAAGCCGTCTTTGATTAAGTCAGAGGATGGTGTTTGGATCGTTGCAGTAAAGGAGCCTGCTACCGAAGGTAAGGCGAATGATGCAGTGGTTAGAGCCGTCGCAGAAGAATTGGGCCTGGCTCCTTCTAAGGTCAAAATCCTCAGGGGAGAAAAGAGTAAATTAAAACTTTTGGAAGTTTATGATTAG